One region of Eurosta solidaginis isolate ZX-2024a chromosome X, ASM4086904v1, whole genome shotgun sequence genomic DNA includes:
- the LOC137234204 gene encoding uncharacterized protein, whose translation MSLDELKQQRANTKKNITRIRNIVEASLRTGGKVLSTAEYKCRLGILESYFKQVLSIQTDIEKLDTEVGGRADLQGLYVATKLAIQTQLVEDHNISLSETNCAVHHSTKFPKLKLPTFSGKYSEYQNFIVSFKQVIDKEYSLSNIEKFNHLRNSLQGQALETVDAFQVTNENYPKALERLKERYDNKTLIFLENISALFELSSLSKPNPSQLRSLIDKASAIYGSLLYLGNDKDISHAMLIYLVLQKSDEQTNKKWKESLDFKTLPKWDDCVKVLERHCQYLESMQTSSVGSSVFPGSNKSTTSKVKNQTSGHSFTCSKIPCVVCSDTHHRIHNCDRFKSLNATHRFEQVKKIGLCINCLAKGHQVSQCPSSYRCKVCSKQHHSLLHRGSTTSPLSQEAAVHTLMHNSTSDQVILATAKILVRDSLGNYRLGKALLDSCSQVNFITEEFAQSLSLPKFKENIEIQGIANDSVDVKMEKLWRIEEVPVNSEPWTREQTTCEQLYRTTVSRNQTGRIFVKIPFKDDPSCLGDSYTTALRRFNSQERRLEKSSSLKDQYVDFMAEYERLGHMSIVENPNLNEPHYYIPHHCVLKPTSTTTKLRVVFDASCRTTSQKSLNGIQLVGPTLQSELILLLLRFRLYRFVLTADIVKMYRQVLVDHSDRRFQYILWRSSPAEEIRTYQLNTVTYGMASAPYLAIQSLLYLAEQHQDQFPLGSKIVKSSFYVDDLLCGSNDLTELLQLKEELIGLLALGGFELSKWHSNHHQIRQKS comes from the exons ATGTCTTTGGATGAACTAAAGCAACAACGCGCAAATACTAAGAAAAATATTACACGCATTAGGAACATTGTTGAGGCTAGTTTGCGTACCGGAGGTAAAGTTCTTTCAACTGCCGAATATAAATGTCGCTTGGGTATTCTTGAATCCTACTTCAAGCAGGTTCTTTCCATCCAAACTGATATAGAAAAATTGGATACCGAAGTTGGAGGGCGCGCCGACCTTCAGGGGTTATACGTCGCCACAAAATTAGCAATCCAAACACAGCTGGTAGAAGATCACAACATTTCTCTATCGGAAACTAACTGCGCTGTGCATCACAGCACaaaatttccaaaactaaaaCTTCCAACGTTTAGTGGTAAATATTCCGAATACCAGAATTTCATCGTTTCCTTCAAGCAGGTAATTGATAAGGAGTATAGCCtttcaaatattgaaaaatttaacCACTTGAGGAATTCACTCCAAGGTCAGGCTTTAGAAACCGTCGATGCGTTCCAGGTAACTAACGAAAATTACCCCAAGGCTTTAGAGCGATTAAAGGAAAGGTACGATAACAAAacgttaatttttttggaaaacatcTCTGCTTTATTTGAATTGTCATCTCTTTCGAAACCAAATCCTTCACAGCTGAGAAGCCTTATCGATAAGGCATCTGCCATTTATGGGTCACTTCTCTATCTTGGTAACGATAAAGATATTTCTCACGCTATGCTTATTTACTTGGTATTGCAGAAATCGGACgagcaaacaaacaaaaagtggAAAGAATCCTTGGATTTCAAGACGTTGCCGAAATGGGATGATTGTGTGAAGGTGTTGGAAAGACATTGCCAATATTTGGAATCGATGCAAACTTCATCTGTCGGATCATCGGTCTTTCCAGGTAGTAATAAATCCACCACAAGTAAGGTAAAAAACCAAACAAGCGGACATTCTTTCACCTGCTCAAAGATACCGTGTGTCGTTTGCTCGGATACGCATCATAGAATCCATAATTGCGATCGTTTCAAATCACTCAATGCTACTCATCGTTTTGAACAAGTGAAGAaaattggactttgcatcaactgCTTAGCTAAAGGACATCAAGTGTCACAATGCCCCTCATCCTACAGATGCAAGGTTTGTTCAAAGCAGCACCATAGCTTACTCCATCGCGGGTCTACTACGAGTCCATTATCACAGGAAGCAGCTGTGCACACACTCATGCACAATTCGACATCTGATCAAGTCATCCTCGCAACGGCCAAGATTCTAGTGCGCGATTCGCTTGGCAATTATAGACTCGGCAAGGCCTTGTTGGACTCATGCTCTCAGGTGAATTTCATTACTGAAGAATTTGCTCAAAGCTTGTCGCTACCTAAATTTAAGGAAAATATTGAAATCCAAGGCATCG CTAACGATTCTGTGGATGTTAAAATGGAAAAATTATGGAGGATTGAAGAAGTTCCAGTTAATTCCGAGCCTTGGACCCGCGAACAAACAACTTGCGAGCAATTATACAGGACTACTGTTTCAAGAAATCAAACTGGCCGAATATTCGTAAAAATTCCCTTCAAGGATGATCCCTCCTGCTTAGGCGATTCGTACACAACAGCACTAAGGCGCTTCAATTCTCAAgaacgccgcttagaaaaatcatCGAGTTTAAAGGATCAATATGTAGATTTTATGGCCGAATACGAGCGACTGGGACACATGAGCATCGTGGAGAATCCAAATTTGAATGAACCACACTATTACATCCCACATCATTGTGTTTTGAAGCCCACcagcacaacaacaaaacttCGTGTCGTTTTTGACGCTTCTTGTCGAACCACATCACAGAAATCTCTTAACGGCATTCAGTTGGTTGGCCCCACTCTTCAAAGTGAGTTAATTCTTCTCCTTCTTCGTTTTCGTCTATACAGATTCGTACTTACTGCCGATATAGTAAAGATGTACAGACAAGTACTTGTTGATCACAGTGATAGGCGTTTTCAATACATTTTGTGGAGGAGCTCACCGGCGGAAGAAATTCGTACCTATCAACTCAACACGGTAACTTATGGAATGGCGTCGGCACCGTATCTGGCCATACAAAGTTTACTATATTTGGCTGAGCAACATCAAGATCAGTTTCCACTTGGATCTAAGATCGTTAAATCATCATTTTACGTCGATGATTTGTTGTGTGGCTCAAATGATTTAACTGAACTTCTACAATTAAAGGAAGAGTTGATAGGCTTGTTAGCGTTGGGTGGATTCGAATTATCAAAATGGCATTCAAACCATCATCAAATTAGACAAAAATCTTAA